The Agromyces mariniharenae sequence TCTACGTGCAGGCCGAGTCGGCCGATCGGATCGCGGCCGTGCAGGCCGACCTCGAGGAGGCATTGCCGGATGCCACGGTGTCGACGCAGTCCGACCTCGCCGCGTCGGTCTCGGGGTCGCTCTCGACGGCGTCGAGCCTCATCGCGAACCTCGGACTGTGGCTGTCGATCGCGGTGCTCGCGGCGGCGTTCCTCATCGCGATCCTGTTCACCATCCAGGGCGTCACGCGCCGCACCCGCGAGTTCGGCACGCTGAAGGCGATCGGCTGGTCGAACCGGCGCATCACCGGCCAAGTCGCGGGCGAGTCGCTCGTGCAGGGCCTCATCGGCGGCGCCGCGGGCCTCGCGCTCGGGCTCGTCGGCATCTGGATCGTCAACCTCGTCTCGCCCACGCTCGCGGGCAGCACCGGATCGACCCTGCCCGACGGCGTCGCCGCGGGCGGACCCGGAGGTGCCGGCGGCGGTCCGTTCGGCGCCATCGCGCAGGAGGCGTCGAGCTCGGCCGAGGTGGTGCTCAACGCGCCGGTCACGGTCAGCGTGATCGCCATCGCCATCGGGCTCGCGGTGCTCGGCGGCCTGCTCGCCGGCGCCATCGGCGGCTGGCGTGCCGCGCGACTCCGCCCTGCCGAGGCGCTGCGGAGCGTCGCATGACGCCCGCGGCATACGACGCGCCGGCAGCCGGCACGCGCTGCACCGCGGCATCCGAACCGCATCGACCCGCGGCCTCGCGCACGCGACCGAACGACTGAGAAGGACGACCATGTACACGCTCGAGAACGTCTCGAAGACCTACGCGCAGTCGAAGCGCACCGTGACCGCACTGCAGGACGTGACCCTCACGATCCCGTCAGGGCAGCTCGTCGCGATCCAGGGCCCGACCGGCGGCGGCAAGTCGACGCTCCTGCAGATGCTCGGCGCGCTCGACCGCCCGTCGGCCGGCCGCATCAGCCTCGGCGACGCGGAGCTCTCGCACCTGCCCGACGGCAAGCTCGGCCGCATCCGCGCCCGGGAGATCGGCTTCGTGTTCCAGGGGTTCAACCTCATCCCCACGCTCACCGCGCAGGAGAACGTCGAGACGGCCCTCGAACCGCTCGCCGTGAGCGCAGAGGAGCGTCGCCGCCGCGCGGTCGAGGCCCTCGCCTCGGTCGGGCTGGCCGACCGCGCCGGGCACACGCCCGGCGAGCTCTCGGGCGGCCAGCAGCAGCGCGTCGCGATCGCGCGGGCGCTCGTGAAGGAGCCCGACGTGCTGCTGGCCGACGAGCCCACAGGCAACCTCGACGAGCAGACCCGCGACGAGATCATGGACCTCCTCCAGGGCCTGTGGCGGGATCGCGGCCTCACGCTCGTGATCGTGACGCACGACTCCGCCGTCGCGAAGCGCGCCGAGCGGCGACTGCACATCAAGAACGGCACCGTGACCGAGAAGGGGTGACCCGGTCACGAGTGCGAGCGGATGCCGCGGCGGAGCCCTCCCGCCGCGGCATCCGCCTGCGCGCACCGCGTCCGTCTTCTCGCGTCGCGCGCGTCGGCTCGCTCAGCCGATGCGGTAGAACCGCCAGAACGGGTTCTCGATCGGCAGCACGTCGACCCGGCCGAAGCCGGCCGCCGCCGCCCAGCGGCGCACGGTCGGCGCGCGCAGCACGGTGCCGTTCGCGACGGCGTCGGACTCGGCGGTCGTCGCGGGCAGGCAGTGCAGCACGCTCATCGCGTAGAGCATGCGCTCGATCGGGTCGGCGTCGGCGTGGAACTCGTCGGCGACCCGCTCGTCCGCCACGAGGATCGCCCCGCCCGAGCGGAGCTGCGACCGGAACGCGGCGAGCGCGTCCACGGGCCGGCCCATGTCGTGCAGTGCCTCGAAGACCGTGACGAGGTCGAAGCCGGATGCCGCGGCATCCGTCTCGCGGGACTCGACCGGACCCGCCGTGAACGCCCTGATCGCCGCGGCGGCGTCGCGGACGGCGGTCGCGTCGCCCGCGTCACCCACGAGGAACGCGACCCGGTCGGCGACCCCGGCCGCCGCGGCGTGCTCGCGCGCCTCGTCGATCGAGGCGGCGTCGAGGTCGAGGCCGATGACACGTGCCGCCGGGAACGCCGTCGCGATGGCGATCGTCGACCAGCCCGTGCCGCAGCCGGCGTCGAGCACCAGGCCTCCGGCGTCGAGCACGGCGGCGCGGTCGGGCAGCGTCTCCACCCAGGCCCGCATCTCATGCGTGAATCCGGGGCGGTTCAGCGCGCCGAGGCCCTGTCGGAGCTCGGCGCCGTACTCCTCGAAGGCGACGCCACGGCCCTGCCGGAAGTCGGCGACGACCTCGGGGAAGGCGAGCGCGACGCCGGCGAGCAGTCCCGCGACGGGCGCGGCGTGCGCCGGATGCGTCTCGTCGACGAGCACGGGCGCGTGGAGCGGGGGCAGCGAGAAGCGGCGCTCGTCGCGCCCCGCCGAGGCGTCGTCGACGCCGAGGATGCCGGCGGCGGCCTGCTGCTCGAGCCACTCCCGGGCGTAGCGCGGCGCGACGCCGGTCGTGCGCGCGAGGCGGTCGGCGGTCATCGGTCCGCGCTCGCGCAGGGTGCGGTAGAGCCCGAAGCGGCGACCGAGCTCAACGGTGAGGAGCGTCGTCGCCGAGGCGAGCATGCCGACGAGCTGCTCGGCGAACGCGCCGACGAGGGCGGCCTCCTGCTCCTCGGGCGAGGGGGCGACCGCGAGGCCGTCGACCTCGTCGACGTGACCGGCGACCTCGTCGATGACGAGGGAGGTGACACTCGCGTCCGCGCCGACTCCTGAAAACTCCGCGGCGACTCCTGAAAACTCCGCGGCGACTCCTGAAAACAAGGACACTGTGTGCTCCAGTGTGTGCCCGTCCTTGTTTTCAGGAGTCGACGGACGGGCGCCCGCGTCCTCGGCGAGCAGATGGGGGTTGAAGGTTTCGGACATCGTGTGGCTTCCTTGCATCGTCTTGCCGCCGCACGGGTGTGCGGCACGGGACGCCAGTCAACGCTGATGCGGCGAGCGGGGAATCGCCGGATCCGGCCAACCTCGCGTGGCCGGAACCGGCCAGCCCGCGGCATCCGCCGGTGTGCGGGTCGCGCTCAGATGAGCTCGTTGCGCAGCGCCCACGCGGCCGCGGCCGTGCGCGACGGCACGCCGAGCTTCGTGCGGATGTTGGCGATGTGCCGGTGCACGGTGTGGGTCGACAGCACGAGCTCGGTCGCGATCTCGGCGTCGGTCTGCCCGCGCGCGACGAGCCGCAGCACCTCGCGCTCGCGATCGGTGAGGCGAGCCGCACCGGGGCTGGAGCGGGCAGGTGCGGCCTCGACGGGCGCGCCGAGGAAGGCGAGCGTCTCGCGCACGACGGCGTCGGCGTCGCCCCGCCAGGGGAAGTGGTCGTCGCCCTCGAGCGCGACGAAGCGGGCGTTGCGGATGCGGCGGGCGACGTCCTTGCCGAGCGCGAACGGGATCGCGCGGTCGTCCCGCCGGTGCAGCACGAGCGTCGGCGCGAGCACATCGCCCAGGTGCCCCGTGGCATCGAACTCGTACACCGCCTGCAGCGACGCGAGCGCCACCTCGCGGGAGGCCGAGCGACGCTGGAACTCGACGAACTCGGCGCGTTCCTCGGCGGTCGCGTCGGGCAGGAACAGGTCGGCGAGCACGCGGGACCCGAGGCCCCAGTGCTGGTCGATGATCGAGAGCATGGCCTCGCGCGCGGCGGGCGGGGCGAGGTCGACGCCGCGGGCGTACGAGCCGTAGAGCACGAGCCGGTCGACGCGCCCGGGATGCCGCGCCGCATAGAGGGACGCCACGCCCGAGCCCGAGGAGGCGCCGAACAGCGAGATCCGTCCGGGGGCGGCCTCGTCGATGAGCGCTTCGAGCGTGTCGAGCTCCTCCTCGAGCGAGCGTGCCGGCATGCCCCCGCGGTCGGAGACGCCGGCTCCGGGCCGGTCGTACCGGACGACGGTGCGATGCTCCCCGAGCGCAGCCGTGAACCGGCGGAACCTCGCGTTGCGCCAGTCGAGCTCGAGGTGGCTCGACCACCATCCTCCGATGACGAGGGGCGGCCCCTGCCCGACGGCCGCCCACGCGATGGACGCGCCGCCGTGCTCCGCGTAGCGGATGACCTGGTCCTCGTGCTCCACGCCCCGAGTCTAGGAGGCGAGGGAAGCTCGGCGCCTACACCAGCCGCGCGAGGCGCGCCACGTCCGCGAACGCCCGCGCCCGCTCGACCTCGACGCCGAGGGGCGCCCCGGCGTGCGCGTCGACGCGTCGGGGTGCCTGCTGCAGGCCCTCGAGCACGTGCGGCAGTTCGTGGCGGTGCTCGTCGAGCAGGGCGCGAGCGCCCGCGAGCTCGGGCTCACCGTGGTCGCCGAGCAGGATCGGCACGTACTCACCGGGGAGCAGCAGCTCCTCGCGGTCGGTCGCGGGTCCCGGCACGACGCGGAGCACGCCGGCGGCGACCTGTTCGGCGAGCCACGCGCGGGCGTCGGCCTCCGGCACGCCCGCCAGTTCCGCGAACGTCGCGGCATCCACTGGTCCGGCCTCGAACAGCACGCGGTAGTAGCCGCGCTTCCTCCCGAACGCGATCGAGGCGCGCGCGACGCGCGCGATGTCGGTCGAGGCGACCGTGGCGGTGGCGACGGTGGCGATGGTGGCGGTGGTGGCCGTGCTGGACATGAGGACTCCAAGGTGGTTCGGGCCGGCCGGCGGGCCGACACCTCGATTCCACGCCCGCGGCCCCCGCCGGGGCATCGCGTGTTCGGGCCACACCGGCATGGCCGGTTCGGGCCATGCATGGCGCGTGCAGAGGCGGCGCACAGGCTGGCGACGTACGGTCGAATGGATGTCGAACCCGAACCCGAACCGCATCTTCCGCCGGCGGCGAGCCCTCGTCCTCGCCGCCGCGGCCACCACTGTCCTCCTCATGGGCGGTGGCGCCGTCGCGTGGGGCTACGCGGTCGGACAGGGTTCGAACTCGTCGGATGCGGCAGCCATCGCCGACACGACGAGCGGTGCGGCGTCCGACGCCGTCCGTGACGACACCTCCGAGAGCGCCTTCGACTGGTCGGCGCTCAGCCCGGCGGTCGCCGCCCAGCTCGAGTACGTGCACGAGCACTGGGACAGCACCGAGAGCGACGAGTTCGGCTACCTCTCCGAGAACGACTGCGTGAACTTCACGAGCCAATCGCTGCTCGCCCGCGGCTGGGTGCCCGACGACGAGTGGTGGTACGACGAGGAGGACGGCGATCCCTATTCGAGCTCCGACGCGTGGCGCAGCTCGACGGCGCTCATGTGGTACCTCGAGGACCACCCCGAGCTCGCCACCGCGCTCACCGACGACCAGCGCGACCAGGTGAAGGTCGGCGACGTCGTGCAGTTCGACTGGGACGACTCGGGCGACCGCGACCACACCGGCATCGTGACGGCCGTGATCACGGAGGCCGACGGCTCGATCTCGATCGAGTATGCGGGGCACACGGATGCCACGTGGGACCGTTCGGTGGACTGGGCCATCACCGAGTACCACCCCGGCGGCGTCGCCTACTACTGGAGCATCCCCGACTAGTCCCCCCACCGGTCGGCGCGACGGCGACGTCCCCCGAACACGCCCGATCCCGCCCTCCGGACGGGGGTCCCCGGGGGTACCGTTGTGGGGTGACCGACATCCCGTTCGCGCTGTTCGACCTCGAGTCGGTCGCACCCCGCGTGTCGGCGGCACTCCGATCCGAGCCGCACCCGCACGAACAGCGCATCGTCGCCGACGCGAGCGATCGGGTCGCCTGGCTGCGGGCGCGCTCGCAGGGCGTGACGGCGACGGATGCCGCGAAGCTCGCGTCGCGGGCCTCGGTGCGCGGCGCGGCGTACGAGAAGCTGCACGGCAATCCGCGCAGCTTCGGCGGCAGCCGGTTCACCGACCACGGTCGCACGCGCGAGCCCGTGATCGCGGACTGGGTGCGGCGGGTGCACGGCATCGAGCCGTCGTCGCTGCTGTTCCACGCGGCATCCGATCGACGGCACCTGGCGACGCCCGACGGACTGCGCGTCGCAGTCGACGGCACGCCCGAGCTGTGCGAGATCAAGACGACGTCGCGCGCGTGGCGCGGCATCCCCCGCGGCTACCTGCGCCAGGTGTGGTGGCAGCAGTACGTGCTCGGCGCCGAGCGCACGCTGGTGGTGTGGGAGCAGCACGAGGACTTCGTGCCGGTGCACCCCGAGCCGCGCTGCCGCTGGGTCGACCGCGACGACGACCAGATCGCCATCCTCGTGACCCTCGCGAACGAGCTGCTCGCCGCGCTGCGTCCCGACGAGGCGGCGAGGGCGGTCTACCGCCCGGGTGTGCTCGCGTGACGACGGTCCTCCTGCACGGACTCGGCAACGACCGCCGGCAGCCGCTGGGCCTGTTCGAGTCGGTCGTGGAGGAGACATCGGGTCCCGAGGAGCTCATCGTCGCGCCCGACGTGCGCGCCCACGGCGGGTTCCTCGCCGTCGGCGAACCAGCCGACTTCGGGATCGACCGGCTCGCGCGCGAGGTCTGCGAGCACGTGCCCGCGGCGCTGGCCGAGGCCGGACGCGGGCACCACGAGGCATCCGAGCCGGTGACGATCATCGGCATCTCGATGGGCGCCGCGATCGCGCTGCGCATCGTGCTCGACGACCTGCTGCCCGTGCGGCGCGTGGTCTTCGTGCGGCCGTCGTTCGACGACACCTCGCTGCCCGACAACCTGCGGGCGTTCCCCGTGATCGGCCAGATCCTCGCCGACGCGGGTCCAGCGGGCGCCGAGGAGTTCCGCGAGCGCGAGATCTTCCACGAGGTCGCGTCGGTGTCGCCCGCGGGCGGTCGGGCCCTGCTCGCCCAGTTCCAGGCTCCCGATGCCGCGCGCCGGGCGATGCGGCTCGTCGAGATCCCGCGCAACCGCGCGTTCGAGCACGACGACGACCTGCACGAGCTCTCGGCACGCGGCATCCGCTCACTCGTCATCGGCGCGGCGCGCGACCCGGTGCATCCGTTCCCCATCGCCGAGCGCTGGGCCGGCGGGCTGCGCTCGATGCTCGAGCTGCTGCCGCCGCGCGACGACGGCCAGGCCGAGCAGACCGCGGTGCTGCGCGAGCGGGTCGGGCGCTGGCTCGCGCGCGACTAACTGACCGGGCGGGCGTCCTCGAGCTCGGCGGCGCTTGTCGGCGGGGTGGGCTCGTCGGGCTCGTGCGGCCACGGCGTGCGGCTCAGCGCGATGATGCCCGCCCCCACGAGCAGGATGAACGCGGCGATCGCGATGACGTAGACGAGGACGCCGCCGTACCCGACGCCCGGCTCGACGTCGGGGTCCAGGAACGGGTACGGGTACCAGCCCACGATCGCGCCGCGGATCATCGTGTACCCGGCCCAGGCCAGCGGGAAGATCGCGATGGTCCAGAGGCGACGCCAGGCGACGCGGTGTCGCCCGGGCGCCAGCACCCAGTCGGCGACGAGGTAGAGCGGTGCCCACACGTGCAGGATCTCGTTCGACCACGGCACGGTGGTGGCCTGGTCGAGCGAGATCTCGCGCAGCAGCAGGTTGTAGACGACGAACGTCGTGGCCATGTAGGTGACCGCGCAGGCGCGGACGAGGTTGTACCAGTCGGGGTCGACCGCGCGCGTGAAGGCGTACCCGGCGCCGATGAGCAGCACGATGGCGGTGAGCGCGTTCGACAGGATCGTGAAGAAGCTGAAGAAGTTCACGACGAATGCCAGCCGGTCGGGCACCATCGACCAGCTCTGCACGAACTGCCCCACGATCGCGATGATGATCGCCGCGGCCGCGATGACCCGCAGCACCCCGAACAGCCGCCTCACGCCGAACCCCCGTCCTCGCCGCATCCGTCGCGCCGGTCGCACCCGCGGCACGCTGACTGCAGCATAGTGGTGCGTGGGGAGACCGGGACGGAGGACGACGCGATGGCCGAGACGATGCGGGCGCTCGTGATCGATCGCACCGGCGACGCCGACGAGCTGCACGTCGCCGACGTGCCGCGACCGCTGCGGGTGAGCGACGAGGTGCTGGTGCGGGTCGTGGCCGCGGGCGTGAACCCCATCGACGTGAAGACCCGCGCCGGCCGCGGCGTCTCGGCGGCGATCGGGTCGTATCCCGCGGTGCTGGGGAACGACTTCGCCGGGGTCGTCGAGGCGGTGCCGTACGCGGCGCACCCACTGCAGCCCGGAGACCGCGTGTACGGCATGGGGCGCGTGCCCCGCACCGGCGGCAGTTACGCCGAGTTCGTCACCGTCTCGTCGATGAGCCTCGCACCGAAGCCCGCATCGCTCGGGTTCGTCGAGGCCGCGGGCGTGCCGCTCGCCGCCCTCACGGCGTGGGGCGCCGTCATCGACGTGGCACGGGCGCACGACCGGCAGCGGATCCTGATCCACGCGGCCGCGGGCGGCGTCGGCCACTTCGCGGTGCAGTTCGCCGCCTACTTCGGGGCCGACGTCACGGCGACGTGCTCCGACCGCAACGTCGAGTTCGTGCGATCGCTCGGCGCCCGGCACGTCATCGACTACGGCGCCGAGCGGTTCGAGGACGTCGCCGGTGAGCACGACGTCGTGATCGACCTCATCGGCAACGTTGCGGCTGACACGGGGTCGCGCTCGCTCTCCGTGCTCCGTCCCGGCGGGCTGGTCGTGAACGTGCCGACCGGGTCGTGGCCGACGATGGCCGAGGAGGCGGCGGCGCGCGGCATCCGTGCGACCGGTTACTCGGTGTCGCCCGACGCGCGCACGCTCGCGGTGATCACGCGGCTCATCGACGACGGGTCGGTTCGCGTGCACGTGGACCGGGAGCTGCCGCTGGCCGACGGCGCGGAGGCGCACCGACTGCTCGAGGGCGGCCACGTGCGTGGGAAGGTCGTGCTGCGCGTGGCGGAGGACCCCGCGTAGGCCCGAATGCAGGAAGAACCGGCGGCCTAGCGGCGCGTCGCGTGCCGACACGCCGCGGACCCGACAGAAGTTCCTGCGTTAGTGAAGTCGGGGTCGGCCGGCTCACCAGGGCAATCGGGCGGTCAGCCCGCGCGGGCCTCGAGCAGCGCCGAGCCGAGCTCGCTGCGGAGGTAGAGCACGCTGCGTCCGTACCGGGTGCTCACGAGCAGGCCCGCGTCGCGGAGCACCCGGAGGTGCTGGTTCACGGCCGACGCCGTCACGCCGAGGCGCACGCCCAGCTCGGTCGACGACGCGGGGTCGCCGAGCGCGGCGAGCAGGCTCGCCCGGGTCTCGCCGAGCACGGCGGCGACGGCCGCGGGGTTCGCGACCCGCTCCGCCTCCCAGAGCGCGCCCTGGCCGCGGGCCGAGTACATGATCATCGGTGGCCCGTCGCCGACGGGCGCGGAGGCACGTCGCGTGAACATCGTCGGCACGAGCGTCAGGCCGTTGCCGTCGATCGCCTGCGTCCGGTCGTTCGGGTCGGCGAGCCGCACCGACACGACGCCGTGGTCGTACTCGATGCGCGACGAGAGGCCGTTGAGCATGCCGGCGACGCCCGCCTGCGCGATCTGGCGTCCGCGATACACGATGTCGGCCTCGAGCACGGCCCGCATGCGCGGCCAGTACGGCTCGAAGCACGTGTCCCAGAGCTGTCGCAGGGCACGGATGACGCGACGGAGCGCCGCGCTCGAGGACCCGGCGAACACCTCGGGCATGCGGCCGTGCACCGCCACGAGGTCGGCGCGGAACACGTCGGCCGGCGTCGCGGCGAGCGCCGCCAACTCGTCGTCGAGCCGGGTCAGCGGCGAGGTCGGACGCGGATTGAGGAAGTCGGGCGTCCACATGCGCTCGTCGATGAGTCCCATGAGCGTCGGCATGTCGAGGCGGGCCCGGGCCTCCTCGGTGCGGCGCAGCCATCCGAGCTGCAGCGGGAACCGCGCCGGCTCCTTGATCGCCCGCAAGGAGAGGCCGAGCTCGCACAGCGGCGAGAGGCCGAACCGCACGCTGCCGACGTCGTCCTCGGTCAACAGGTACCTCAACATGAAGCACTACGCTACATCGATTTCGGCCGCGGACCACGTCTGGGAGAACTGGATCCGTGAGTCCTGCCCCCGCCGCCTCGTCGCCCTCCCCCGACACCGACGCCGTCCCGATCATCGAGCCCGAGCTCCCGCTCGAGCCCGAGCTCGATGCGGCGGTCGCGACGGCCACGAACGGCCGGCGCCCCGGCCTCCTGCGCCGGCTCGCGGCATCCGTCGAGGACCCGGTGCTGCGCATCCTCGTCATCGCGACGCTCATCAGTCGCGTCGGTCGCGGGATCTTCCTCACCGTCACGGTGCTCTACTTCACGCTGATCGTCGGGCTCGCGCCGCACGAGGTCGCGATCGTGCTCGGCGCGGCGAGCGCGGCGGGCGTGCTGTCGTCGCTCGCCGGTGGCTGGCTCGCCGACCGCGTCAGCGCCCGGCGCCTGCTCATCGTGCTCTCGATCGTCGACGGCGTCGGCCTCATCTGCTACGTGTTCGCGCACGACTTCGCGAGCGCGCTCGTGATCGCCGTCGTCGTGGGCGCCGTCGAGCAGGCCGCGAACTCGACGCGCATGGCGATCATCGCCCGCGCGTTCGACGGCGGTCGCCGCGTGCACGCCCGCGCGGTGCTGCGCACCGTCACGAACGTCGCGATCGCGGTCGGGTCGGGCGTCGGCGCGCTCGCGCTGCTCGCCGGTACGGCGGACGCGTACCGATGGATCATCGTCGGCGCCGGCGTCATGTACCTCGCCGGCGTGACCCAGCTCGTGAAGCTGCCCCGGTCCGTGGACGCGCCGACGCACGTACCGAGCCCGGCGAGCGCGCCGACCGCGACCGCCGCCACTCCTGACACGACGGATGCCGCGGCCGACACCACGACCGCCGGTCCGACCGATGCCGCGCCTCGCCGCAGCCGCTTCGCCCACTCCCCCTGGCGCGATCCGCGCTACCTCGGGCTCACGGCGCTCAGCGCGATCTTCGGCATGCAGTTCGGCGTCGGGGAGGTCGGCGTGCCGCTGTGGATCGCGAACGACACCAACGCGCCCGAGGTGCTCGTGGCCGTCGTGCTCATCCTCAACACGGTCATCGTCGTCCTGTTCCAGGTGCCGCTCTCGCGCGGCACCCACGACCTGCGGCGCGCCGGGCGCGTGTCGGCGATCGCCGCGTGGCTCATGGCGGCCGCGTGCCTCGTCTACGCCGCCGCCGCGGGCCTGCCGGCCGGCTTCGCGATCGCCGTGATCGTGATCGCCGCGATCGCGCACGCCTTCGCCGAGGTGCTCTCGCAGGCGGGCGGCTGGGGCCTCAGCTTCGAACTGGCAGATCCGGTGCGCGCGGGCACCTACCAGGGCGTGTTCTCGATGGGCTATTCGCTCGGCGCCATGGTCGCGCCGCTCTTCGTGACGTCGACGGCGCTCACGTTCGGGCTCGGCGGATGGGCGATCCTCGGCGCGGTGTTCCTCGCCTCGGGCCTCGGCACCTGGGCGATCGCACGGGTCGCGGCCCGCACGTCAACGCCTGCCGCCTGACGGCGGGCTCGGCTAGGGTCGCCGCATGAGCGACGCGCCGTCGATCGTCTGGTTCCGCGACGACCTCCGGGTCGCCGACCATCCGGCCCTGCACGCCGCGATCGAGCGCGGCGCCCCGATGGTGTGCGTGTACGTGCTCGACGAGGAGTCACGCGGCATCCGGCCGCTCGGCGGGGCCGCCCGCTGGTGGCTGCACGGTTCGCTCACCGCGCTCGCGGACGCCCTCGACCAGCACAGCGGGCGGCTCGTGCTGCGGCGGGGACCGGCCGACCGCGTCATCCGTGCGCTCGTCGACGAGACCCGCGCCGGCGCCGTGTTCTGGAACCGCCGCTACGGCGGCCCCGAGCGCGACCTCGACGCGCGCCTGAAGCAGGCGTTGCGCGACGACGGCCTCGTCGTCGAGAGCTACGCGGCGAACCTGCTGTTCGAGCCGTGGACGATCCGCACCGCCCAGGGCACGCCGTTCTCGGTGTTCACGCCGTTCTGGCGCGCGTGCCGGTCGGCGCCCGAGCCGCGGCATCCGCTGCCGGCCCCCAACGGCGCCGACGCGATCACCCCGGCGGATGCCGCGACCGACGACCTCGACGACTGGGACCTGCTGCCCACGCACCCCGACTGGGCGGGCGGCCTCCGCGACGCGTGGACCCCCGGCGCCGACGCGGCGCACGCGCGCCTGCGGGACTTCCTCGATGACGACCTCGTCGACTACGCCGACGGTCGCGACGTGCCGTCGGAGGCAGCCACCTCGCGGCTCTCCCCGCACCTGCGCTGGGGCGAGCTGAGCCCCTACGAGGTGTGGCACGCGGTGCGCGAGCGGCGGTCGGACGGCGCGGGCGCCTCGCGTTTCCTCACCGAGCTGGGCTGGCGCGAGTTCGCCTGGCACGTGCTGTTCCACGCGCCCGATCTCGCGACCCGCAACTGGCGCGCCGAGTTCGACGCGTTCCCCTGGCCGCGCCTGCACCCGACCGCTCTGCGCGCCTGGGAGGAGGGGCGCACCGGCGTGCCGCTCGTCGACGCCGGCATGCGCGAGCTCTGGTCGACGGGCACGATGCACAACCGCGTGCGCATGGTCACGGCGTCGTTCCTCACGAAGAACCTGCTCGTCGACTGGCGCCGCGGCGAGCAGTGGTTCTGGGACACGCTCGTCGACGCCGACGCGGCCTCGAATCCGTTCAACTGGCAGTGGGTCGCCGGCTCGGGGGCGGATGCCGCGCCGTACTTCCGCGTCTTCAACCCCGAGCTGCAGGCGACGAAGTTCGACCCCGACGGCGTCTACGTGAAGCGCTGGGTGCCCGAGGCCGGCACCGACGAGTACCCCGAACCGATCGTGGACCTCAAGGAGACCCGGGAGGC is a genomic window containing:
- a CDS encoding ABC transporter ATP-binding protein; the encoded protein is MYTLENVSKTYAQSKRTVTALQDVTLTIPSGQLVAIQGPTGGGKSTLLQMLGALDRPSAGRISLGDAELSHLPDGKLGRIRAREIGFVFQGFNLIPTLTAQENVETALEPLAVSAEERRRRAVEALASVGLADRAGHTPGELSGGQQQRVAIARALVKEPDVLLADEPTGNLDEQTRDEIMDLLQGLWRDRGLTLVIVTHDSAVAKRAERRLHIKNGTVTEKG
- a CDS encoding class I SAM-dependent methyltransferase → MSETFNPHLLAEDAGARPSTPENKDGHTLEHTVSLFSGVAAEFSGVAAEFSGVGADASVTSLVIDEVAGHVDEVDGLAVAPSPEEQEAALVGAFAEQLVGMLASATTLLTVELGRRFGLYRTLRERGPMTADRLARTTGVAPRYAREWLEQQAAAGILGVDDASAGRDERRFSLPPLHAPVLVDETHPAHAAPVAGLLAGVALAFPEVVADFRQGRGVAFEEYGAELRQGLGALNRPGFTHEMRAWVETLPDRAAVLDAGGLVLDAGCGTGWSTIAIATAFPAARVIGLDLDAASIDEAREHAAAAGVADRVAFLVGDAGDATAVRDAAAAIRAFTAGPVESRETDAAASGFDLVTVFEALHDMGRPVDALAAFRSQLRSGGAILVADERVADEFHADADPIERMLYAMSVLHCLPATTAESDAVANGTVLRAPTVRRWAAAAGFGRVDVLPIENPFWRFYRIG
- a CDS encoding alpha/beta fold hydrolase, with the translated sequence MEHEDQVIRYAEHGGASIAWAAVGQGPPLVIGGWWSSHLELDWRNARFRRFTAALGEHRTVVRYDRPGAGVSDRGGMPARSLEEELDTLEALIDEAAPGRISLFGASSGSGVASLYAARHPGRVDRLVLYGSYARGVDLAPPAAREAMLSIIDQHWGLGSRVLADLFLPDATAEERAEFVEFQRRSASREVALASLQAVYEFDATGHLGDVLAPTLVLHRRDDRAIPFALGKDVARRIRNARFVALEGDDHFPWRGDADAVVRETLAFLGAPVEAAPARSSPGAARLTDREREVLRLVARGQTDAEIATELVLSTHTVHRHIANIRTKLGVPSRTAAAAWALRNELI
- a CDS encoding amidase domain-containing protein, with amino-acid sequence MSNPNPNRIFRRRRALVLAAAATTVLLMGGGAVAWGYAVGQGSNSSDAAAIADTTSGAASDAVRDDTSESAFDWSALSPAVAAQLEYVHEHWDSTESDEFGYLSENDCVNFTSQSLLARGWVPDDEWWYDEEDGDPYSSSDAWRSSTALMWYLEDHPELATALTDDQRDQVKVGDVVQFDWDDSGDRDHTGIVTAVITEADGSISIEYAGHTDATWDRSVDWAITEYHPGGVAYYWSIPD
- a CDS encoding YqaJ viral recombinase family protein, translating into MSAALRSEPHPHEQRIVADASDRVAWLRARSQGVTATDAAKLASRASVRGAAYEKLHGNPRSFGGSRFTDHGRTREPVIADWVRRVHGIEPSSLLFHAASDRRHLATPDGLRVAVDGTPELCEIKTTSRAWRGIPRGYLRQVWWQQYVLGAERTLVVWEQHEDFVPVHPEPRCRWVDRDDDQIAILVTLANELLAALRPDEAARAVYRPGVLA
- a CDS encoding alpha/beta fold hydrolase — translated: MTTVLLHGLGNDRRQPLGLFESVVEETSGPEELIVAPDVRAHGGFLAVGEPADFGIDRLAREVCEHVPAALAEAGRGHHEASEPVTIIGISMGAAIALRIVLDDLLPVRRVVFVRPSFDDTSLPDNLRAFPVIGQILADAGPAGAEEFREREIFHEVASVSPAGGRALLAQFQAPDAARRAMRLVEIPRNRAFEHDDDLHELSARGIRSLVIGAARDPVHPFPIAERWAGGLRSMLELLPPRDDGQAEQTAVLRERVGRWLARD
- a CDS encoding Pr6Pr family membrane protein, translating into MRRLFGVLRVIAAAAIIIAIVGQFVQSWSMVPDRLAFVVNFFSFFTILSNALTAIVLLIGAGYAFTRAVDPDWYNLVRACAVTYMATTFVVYNLLLREISLDQATTVPWSNEILHVWAPLYLVADWVLAPGRHRVAWRRLWTIAIFPLAWAGYTMIRGAIVGWYPYPFLDPDVEPGVGYGGVLVYVIAIAAFILLVGAGIIALSRTPWPHEPDEPTPPTSAAELEDARPVS
- a CDS encoding NADP-dependent oxidoreductase → MAETMRALVIDRTGDADELHVADVPRPLRVSDEVLVRVVAAGVNPIDVKTRAGRGVSAAIGSYPAVLGNDFAGVVEAVPYAAHPLQPGDRVYGMGRVPRTGGSYAEFVTVSSMSLAPKPASLGFVEAAGVPLAALTAWGAVIDVARAHDRQRILIHAAAGGVGHFAVQFAAYFGADVTATCSDRNVEFVRSLGARHVIDYGAERFEDVAGEHDVVIDLIGNVAADTGSRSLSVLRPGGLVVNVPTGSWPTMAEEAAARGIRATGYSVSPDARTLAVITRLIDDGSVRVHVDRELPLADGAEAHRLLEGGHVRGKVVLRVAEDPA
- a CDS encoding ArsR/SmtB family transcription factor codes for the protein MLRYLLTEDDVGSVRFGLSPLCELGLSLRAIKEPARFPLQLGWLRRTEEARARLDMPTLMGLIDERMWTPDFLNPRPTSPLTRLDDELAALAATPADVFRADLVAVHGRMPEVFAGSSSAALRRVIRALRQLWDTCFEPYWPRMRAVLEADIVYRGRQIAQAGVAGMLNGLSSRIEYDHGVVSVRLADPNDRTQAIDGNGLTLVPTMFTRRASAPVGDGPPMIMYSARGQGALWEAERVANPAAVAAVLGETRASLLAALGDPASSTELGVRLGVTASAVNQHLRVLRDAGLLVSTRYGRSVLYLRSELGSALLEARAG